Proteins encoded within one genomic window of Girardinichthys multiradiatus isolate DD_20200921_A chromosome 21, DD_fGirMul_XY1, whole genome shotgun sequence:
- the znf438 gene encoding zinc finger protein 438 has protein sequence MKSLQFRSIAPKAPAVVPSPSPLAPSYQPLSALPEATTASSPKSILVPTQNYALMQIAGQEGTFSLVALPPSVSSQTPHQQTQSIQKNLKLPIPRYPSARNKRTSEKLKSPVAASTKVPLLAQTKSVGCGTSAVSKLKPEETKDITKEPSEKVFLIDPASDISVTALLPENTLLCPGSKLERTAEANERPASASLIQNLQYPSAALSSSTGKPSEEPKTTVGLCQSKPTAAQPQSSITVLSPAIFSKAVQIIPTPPKGKLPILPYSKMKSSLIPATKLNSFSLEKKGLCGQAGLSTSLDTMSKNTENPEVLRQNLVPNSIQQAQTKPSLIPVTLQKPPGKKRGRKRKTMEDILAFEARKKRSLSFFRRRVPEKPPAVIPGFKQKEVDISKKYRSIRPKPMLVMETVPQLVSLPALTPDGQEQEILLGHQLSTAATTMALDSSPQTAPVTLHLRAGSNPKVFIGSRPLHRCSICSRCFQFKHHLQNHMNTHANSRPYICPLCRKAYAHRGSLSTHMKLHHSEVRPRRSLCCEFCEKVFGYVGVYFRHLREVHKVVLTVEPSISRHEDDMSLEGTISPEPSDEQDREDPVELQIKCGRCQASTPTFADMKMHLLYVHGEEVHIRASDGKVQSVGREVENELVKHAAHYWRQLNEKRNLVKCGSCDEEFFSFSKLKKHIMSHHRVGDSEDDETRSSSPENSGYLGVLAAGEAFNCVLCSKVLDTKESVMEHWRNDHHCEHTILLWDALSSYSGQEEGEVDGDLDIPAPSPR, from the exons ATGAAGAGCCTTCAGTTCCGGAGCATTGCTCCTAAGGCCCCAGCTGTGGTGCCTTCACCCTCCCCTTTGGCCCCATCCTACCAGCCACTGTCTGCTCTACCCGAGGCTACTACTGCCTCTAGCCCCAAGTCCATCCTGGTACCCACACAAAACTATGCACTGATGCAAATAGCAGGCCAAGAAGGAACATTTTCCCTCGTTGCACTTCCCCCTTCTGTCTCCTCTCAGACTCCACATCAACAAACCCAGTCAATCCAGAAAAACCTCAAGTTACCCATTCCCAGGTATCCATCAGCAAGAAATAAGAGGACCTCAGAAAAGCTCAAATCACCAGTTGCTGCCAGTACAAAAGTTCCTCTACTGGCTCAGACCAAGTCAGTGGGGTGTGGAACATCTGCAGTGTCAAAGCTAAAGCCAGAAGAGACAAAGGACATTACGAAAGAGCCCTCTGAAAAGGTATTTCTGATCGACCCAGCCTCTGACATCTCTGTCACTGCCCTGTTACCAGAAAACACTCTCCTCTGTCCTGGTTCTAAGTTAGAGCGAACGGCAGAGGCCAATGAGCGACCTGCTTCAGCTAGCCTTATTCAAAACCTCCAGTACCCTTCTGCAGCTCTATCAAGCTCCACAGGCAAACCTTCAGAGGAACCTAAGACCACAGTGGGGCTGTGCCAATCTAAACCAACTGCAGCCCAGCCTCAGAGCAGTATCACTGTCCTGTCACCGGCCATCTTCAGTAAAGCAGTTCAGATTATCCCAACCCCACCTAAGGGTAAACTGCCCATTCTGCCCTATTCTAAAATGAAGAGCTCCCTGATTCCAGCTACTAAGCTCAACAGTTTTTCTTTAGAGAAAAAAGGCCTCTGTGGACAGGCAGGACTCTCCACCTCTCTTGATACTATGTCCAAGAACACAGAGAATCCTGAAGTCTTGAGGCAAAACCTGGTCCCAAACTCCATTCAGCAGGCCCAGACGAAGCCCTCACTTATTCCCGTTACCCTCCAGAAACCACCTGGCAAGAAGAGAGGAAGGAAGAGAAAGACAATGGAAGACATTTTGGCTTTTGAAGCCAGAAAGAAGAGGTCTTTGTCTTTCTTTCGTAGAAGGGTCCCtgaaaaacctccagcagtaaTTCCAGGCTTCAAACAAAAGGAAGTTGATATTTCCAAGAAGTACCGAAGTATCCGACCCAAGCCTATGTTGGTTATGGAGACAGTTCCTCAACTGGTGAGTTTGCCTGCACTAACACCAGATGGTCAAGAACAGGAAATCTTACTTGGTCATCAACTCTCTACTGCTGCCACAACCATGGCCCTGGACTCTTCCCCCCAAACCGCTCCAGTAACCCTTCACCTGAGAGCTGGTTCCAACCCAAAAGTGTTTATCGGGAGTCGTCCGCTCCACCGCTGCTCTATCTGCAGCCGCTGTTTCCAGTTTAAGCATCACCTCCAGAACCACATGAACACTCACGCAAACAGTCGGCCCTACATCTGCCCCCTGTGCCGCAAAGCATACGCTCACAGAGGCAGTCTTAGCACACACATGAAGCTTCATCACTCAGAGGTACGACCACGTCGCTCTCTGTGCTGCGAGTTCTGTGAGAAGGTCTTCGGATATGTGGGCGTGTACTTTCGTCATCTGAGGGAGGTCCACAAGGTGGTGCTGACCGTGGAGCCGTCAATCAGTCGTCATGAGGATGACATGTCTTTAGAGGG AACCATCTCACCGGAACCATCAGACGAACAGGATCGGGAAGACCCTGTGGAGCTGCAAATCAAATGCGGCCGCTGTCAGGCTTCCACCCCCACCTTTGCTGACATGAAGATGCATTTGTTGTATGTGCATGGGGAGGAGGTCCACATTCGCGCTTCTGATGGTAAGGTCCAAAGTGTCGGCCGTGAGGTGGAGAATGAGCTGGTAAAGCATGCCGCTCACTATTGGCGCCAGCTCAACGAAAAGCGCAACCTGGTCAAGTGCGGCAGCTGCGACGAGGAATTCTTTTCCTTCTCCAAACTTAAGAAGCACATCATGTCCCACCACCGTGTCGGGGACAGTGAGGACGATGAAACTAGATCATCCTCTCCTGAAAATTCCGGTTACTTGGGGGTTCTGGCAGCCGGGGAGGCCTTTAACTGTGTTCTTTGCAGCAAGGTACTGGACACTAAAGAGTCGGTTATGGAACACTGGAGGAATGATCATCACTGTGAGCACACCATCCTGCTGTGGGATGCCCTGAGCTCCTACTCTGGACAAGAAGAGGGGGAGGTAGATGGAGATTTAGACATTCCTGCTCCAAGCCCACGTTAA